The following coding sequences are from one Ramlibacter henchirensis window:
- a CDS encoding hydroxymethylglutaryl-CoA lyase: protein MNDQPLTPDGLPAQVVIREVGLRDGLQIIPRTVLTEAKLEWVRDAYAAGERELEVGSFVPARLLPQLADTAEVLAFAKTLPGVVASVLVPNLRGAERAIAEEAHAILVPISASHAHSLANLRKAPQDVVAEIGRIRAARDAAGSRTLLEVGISTAFGCTIQGEVRAADVVDLVAAVLAAGADRVSLADTVGYADPAMVSRLFEQVLRLAGDRLDTAHFHDTRGLGLANCYAALRLGIRRFDACLGGIGGCPHAPGASGNVATEDLAYMLASMGISTGLDFDALLALRGKLARWLEGEPLHGSLWRAGLPKTMREEVAA, encoded by the coding sequence ATGAACGACCAACCCCTGACACCCGACGGCCTGCCCGCGCAGGTCGTCATCCGCGAAGTGGGACTGCGCGATGGCCTGCAGATCATCCCGCGCACCGTGCTCACCGAAGCCAAGCTCGAGTGGGTGCGTGACGCGTACGCGGCCGGTGAGCGCGAGCTGGAAGTGGGTTCCTTCGTGCCTGCGCGCCTGCTGCCGCAACTGGCCGACACCGCCGAAGTCCTCGCGTTCGCGAAGACGCTGCCTGGCGTGGTGGCCTCCGTGCTCGTGCCCAACCTGAGAGGCGCCGAGCGCGCGATCGCCGAGGAAGCGCACGCGATCCTGGTGCCGATCTCGGCCAGCCACGCGCACAGCCTCGCCAACCTGCGCAAGGCCCCGCAGGACGTGGTGGCGGAGATCGGCCGCATCCGCGCCGCACGCGACGCGGCCGGGTCGCGCACACTGCTGGAGGTCGGCATCAGCACCGCGTTCGGCTGCACGATCCAGGGCGAAGTGCGTGCGGCCGACGTCGTCGATCTCGTGGCGGCGGTGCTCGCTGCGGGCGCCGACAGGGTGAGCCTCGCCGACACGGTGGGCTATGCGGACCCGGCGATGGTGAGCCGCCTGTTCGAGCAGGTGCTGCGCCTTGCCGGCGACCGCTTGGACACCGCGCATTTCCACGACACGCGAGGCCTGGGCCTGGCCAACTGCTATGCGGCGTTGCGGCTGGGCATCCGGCGGTTCGATGCTTGCCTGGGCGGCATCGGCGGCTGCCCGCACGCCCCCGGGGCGAGCGGCAACGTCGCCACCGAGGACCTGGCTTACATGCTTGCGAGCATGGGCATCAGCACCGGGCTGGATTTCGATGCGCTGCTGGCGTTGCGCGGCAAGCTCGCGCGCTGGCTGGAAGGCGAGCCGCTGCACGGATCGCTCTGGCGCGCCGGCCTGCCGAAGACGATGCGCGAAGAGGTGGCGGCATGA
- a CDS encoding 5-methyltetrahydropteroyltriglutamate--homocysteine S-methyltransferase, translated as MMQLPARYDHVGSFLRPKYLLEAREKKAKGEITPAQLREVEDKAIAEIVKFQEGIGLKSITDGEFRRTYFHIDFLEQLGGVKTDIPVTIRKPDGSEELAPPVIRVIDKVRHAKDIQKPDFEYLRSQVSAGHTPKVTIPSPTMLHFRGGRAGISKEAYPELDPTFYDDVAQAYGDELRSLHAAGCRYVQMDDTNLAYLCDEKMRDAARQRGDDPNELPHRYAKFINKVVAQKPQGMLLAMHLCRGNFKSTFAAAGNYEPVAEALLKEMDIDAYFMEYDDDRSGDFRPLRYLPKGKTVVLGLVTTKFGQLESKDVLKRRIDEAAKYAPMEQLALSPQCGFSSTVHGNNIAVEDQRNKLRLVVETAQEVWGG; from the coding sequence ATGATGCAACTCCCCGCCCGCTACGACCATGTGGGCAGCTTCCTTCGGCCCAAGTACCTGCTGGAAGCGCGAGAGAAGAAAGCCAAGGGCGAGATCACGCCCGCGCAGCTGCGCGAGGTGGAGGACAAGGCCATCGCCGAGATCGTGAAGTTCCAGGAGGGCATCGGCCTCAAGAGCATCACCGACGGCGAGTTCCGCCGCACCTATTTCCACATCGACTTCCTGGAGCAGCTGGGCGGCGTGAAAACCGACATCCCGGTCACGATCAGGAAGCCGGACGGCAGCGAGGAGCTGGCGCCGCCCGTGATCCGCGTCATCGACAAGGTGCGCCATGCCAAGGACATCCAGAAGCCCGACTTCGAGTACCTCAGGTCCCAGGTTTCGGCGGGCCACACGCCCAAGGTGACGATCCCCTCGCCCACCATGCTGCACTTCCGCGGCGGCCGCGCGGGCATCAGCAAGGAGGCGTATCCCGAGCTGGACCCGACGTTCTACGACGACGTGGCGCAGGCCTACGGCGACGAGCTGCGCTCGCTCCACGCGGCGGGCTGCCGCTACGTGCAGATGGACGACACCAACCTGGCCTACCTGTGCGACGAGAAGATGCGCGACGCGGCGCGCCAGCGCGGCGACGACCCGAACGAGCTGCCGCACCGCTATGCCAAGTTCATCAACAAGGTCGTGGCCCAGAAGCCGCAAGGCATGCTGCTGGCCATGCACCTGTGCCGCGGCAACTTCAAGAGCACCTTCGCGGCGGCCGGCAACTACGAGCCGGTCGCGGAAGCGCTGCTCAAGGAGATGGACATCGACGCGTATTTCATGGAGTACGACGACGACCGCTCAGGCGACTTCCGCCCCCTGCGCTACCTGCCCAAGGGCAAGACCGTGGTGCTCGGCCTGGTGACCACCAAGTTCGGCCAGCTCGAAAGCAAGGACGTGCTCAAGCGCCGCATCGACGAGGCCGCGAAGTACGCCCCCATGGAGCAGTTGGCCCTGTCGCCGCAGTGCGGCTTCTCCAGCACGGTGCACGGCAACAACATCGCGGTGGAAGACCAGCGCAACAAGCTGAGGCTGGTGGTGGAGACGGCGCAGGAAGTCTGGGGCGGCTGA
- a CDS encoding GYD domain-containing protein — MSTYIALAKFTDQGLKGVKETVKRADAARETASKYGVQMKDIYWTLGEYDIVILLDAKDDASLTAFNLALSSMGNVKFQTMKAFTRDETEAMLGRIK, encoded by the coding sequence ATGTCCACGTACATCGCATTGGCCAAGTTCACGGATCAGGGCCTCAAGGGCGTGAAGGAGACCGTGAAGCGGGCCGATGCCGCTCGTGAAACGGCATCGAAGTACGGCGTGCAGATGAAGGACATCTACTGGACGCTTGGCGAGTACGACATCGTCATCCTGCTCGACGCCAAGGACGACGCCTCGCTGACGGCGTTCAATCTCGCGCTGAGCTCGATGGGAAACGTGAAGTTCCAGACGATGAAGGCGTTCACGCGGGATGAGACGGAGGCGATGCTGGGCAGGATCAAGTAG
- a CDS encoding LysR family transcriptional regulator, which produces MRDLDLTTLRLFVSVCEAGNIARAGERANIVGSAISKRLAQLEDQLGTALLVRKRHGVVPTAAGHTLLEHARAMLDSATRIEHDMQNYAGGARGQVRILASVSAMTESLADDVAAFLRQPAHRDIQVDMEERVSPEIVRGVREGLASLGVCWDAAELGTLQSRPYRSDRLCIVVPPGHPLAARKSLRFEQTLDFEHVSLPVNSAVQVMLQRQAARLGRPLRHRVIVTNFEAALRVVRAGLAISLVPREVTELQTAAYGLRTIPLAEPWAERRFIICFRDANSLSPAAQLLVEHLASRGDTT; this is translated from the coding sequence GTGCGCGACCTCGACCTCACCACCCTGCGCCTGTTCGTCTCCGTCTGCGAGGCGGGCAACATCGCACGCGCGGGCGAGCGGGCCAACATCGTGGGCTCGGCCATCAGCAAGCGCCTGGCCCAGCTGGAGGACCAGCTCGGCACCGCGCTGCTCGTGCGCAAGCGCCACGGCGTGGTGCCCACCGCGGCCGGCCACACGCTGCTGGAGCATGCGCGCGCCATGCTCGACAGCGCCACGCGCATCGAGCACGACATGCAGAACTACGCGGGCGGCGCGCGCGGGCAGGTGCGCATCCTCGCGTCGGTGTCGGCGATGACGGAGTCCCTGGCCGATGACGTGGCGGCGTTCCTGCGTCAGCCCGCGCACCGGGACATCCAGGTGGACATGGAAGAGCGCGTCAGCCCGGAGATCGTGCGCGGCGTGCGCGAGGGGCTTGCGTCGCTCGGGGTCTGCTGGGATGCGGCCGAGCTCGGCACGCTGCAATCGCGGCCCTATCGCAGCGACCGCCTGTGCATCGTCGTGCCGCCGGGACATCCGTTGGCCGCGCGCAAGTCGCTGCGCTTCGAGCAGACGCTGGACTTCGAACACGTGAGCCTGCCGGTCAACAGCGCCGTGCAGGTGATGCTGCAGCGCCAGGCCGCACGGCTGGGCCGGCCGCTGAGGCACCGGGTGATCGTCACCAACTTCGAGGCTGCGCTGCGCGTGGTGCGAGCCGGGCTGGCGATCAGCCTTGTGCCGCGCGAAGTCACCGAACTGCAGACCGCGGCCTACGGGCTGCGCACCATTCCGCTGGCCGAGCCCTGGGCCGAACGGCGGTTCATCATCTGTTTCCGCGACGCGAATTCGCTGTCGCCCGCAGCCCAGCTGCTGGTGGAGCACCTCGCGTCGCGAGGCGACACGACATGA
- a CDS encoding GntR family transcriptional regulator: MTAPSLPASEADSGTSQAVRAQLRLREMVLAGELPGGARIAELAIVEKLGVSRTPIRAALMRLEQEGLLQSLPGGGYAVRTFSERDAADAIELRGTIEGLAARLAAERGAPAGALAEARECLDAIDELLAQPALDDESFSRYVKHNGRFHSLLSEMAASPVLARELERVVSLPFASPSAFAVVQANGPRARDMLVVAQDQHRQVLEAIDQREGSRAEAIMREHSRLAQRNLREAVSSHQHADWMPGVRLIRKRA; the protein is encoded by the coding sequence ATGACAGCGCCTTCGCTTCCCGCCTCCGAAGCCGACTCCGGCACCTCCCAGGCCGTGCGGGCGCAGCTCCGGCTCCGCGAGATGGTGCTGGCCGGCGAGTTGCCCGGCGGGGCGCGCATCGCCGAACTGGCCATCGTGGAAAAGCTGGGCGTCTCGCGCACGCCGATCCGCGCGGCGCTGATGCGGCTCGAGCAGGAGGGGCTGCTTCAGTCGCTGCCCGGGGGCGGCTACGCGGTGCGGACGTTTTCCGAACGCGACGCCGCGGACGCGATCGAATTGCGCGGCACGATCGAAGGCCTGGCCGCGCGCCTGGCCGCCGAACGCGGCGCGCCGGCCGGCGCTCTCGCCGAAGCGCGCGAATGCCTCGACGCGATCGACGAACTCCTGGCCCAGCCGGCGCTGGACGACGAATCCTTCAGCCGCTACGTGAAGCACAACGGGCGGTTCCATTCATTGCTGAGCGAGATGGCCGCCAGCCCCGTGCTCGCGCGCGAGCTCGAGCGTGTGGTGAGCCTGCCGTTCGCCTCGCCTTCTGCCTTCGCGGTGGTGCAGGCCAACGGGCCCCGTGCGCGCGACATGCTCGTGGTCGCGCAGGACCAGCACCGTCAGGTCCTGGAAGCGATTGACCAGCGCGAGGGCAGCCGGGCCGAGGCCATCATGCGGGAGCATTCCCGCCTCGCCCAGCGCAACCTGCGCGAGGCCGTCAGCAGCCACCAGCATGCCGACTGGATGCCCGGCGTGCGGCTGATCCGCAAGCGGGCCTGA
- a CDS encoding Bug family tripartite tricarboxylate transporter substrate binding protein, with translation MSFPSHPSRRTVLGAAAATFGAGLWPLAAHAQSGTVRFVLPNATGSGVDAITRAAQPAMAKALNANVVVENQPGAGGVVGLQTLARSAPDGNTLSVVSNNVVIFPSVLKSLPFDMPNDFTPIAVVGATPMVLVANPSRMNAGNHKEFVALLKAKPGDYNFASGGNGTILHLAAELYLEAAGAKAKHIPYKGVGPMVTDLLGGQIDFAVAALPSVQQHIQKGALKAIGTLTPQRTPAAPDIPTFAEQGLSNFAVEAWFAVIGPKGLPAAQVKKVHEAVVTAFNDPTVKDAMAKQGNSINISSPEEAQAAFRRELAKYAALVKKVGLEPQ, from the coding sequence ATGAGCTTTCCTTCCCATCCTTCGCGGCGCACGGTGCTGGGCGCCGCCGCCGCAACGTTCGGCGCCGGCCTGTGGCCGCTGGCCGCCCATGCGCAGTCGGGCACCGTCCGGTTCGTCCTGCCCAACGCCACCGGTTCGGGCGTGGATGCGATCACGCGCGCGGCCCAGCCGGCGATGGCCAAGGCGCTGAACGCCAACGTGGTGGTGGAGAACCAGCCCGGCGCCGGGGGCGTGGTGGGCCTGCAGACGCTGGCCCGCTCGGCCCCGGACGGCAACACGCTGTCGGTGGTGTCGAACAACGTGGTGATCTTCCCGAGCGTGCTCAAGTCGCTGCCGTTCGACATGCCGAACGACTTCACCCCGATCGCGGTGGTCGGAGCGACGCCCATGGTGCTGGTGGCTAACCCCTCGCGCATGAACGCGGGCAACCACAAGGAGTTCGTCGCGCTGCTCAAGGCCAAGCCCGGCGACTACAACTTCGCCTCGGGCGGCAACGGCACCATCCTGCACCTGGCCGCCGAGCTGTACCTCGAAGCCGCCGGCGCGAAGGCCAAGCACATCCCCTACAAGGGCGTGGGCCCGATGGTCACCGACCTGCTGGGCGGCCAGATCGATTTCGCCGTCGCCGCGCTCCCCAGCGTTCAGCAGCACATCCAGAAAGGCGCCCTCAAGGCGATCGGCACCCTCACGCCGCAGCGCACGCCCGCCGCGCCGGACATCCCGACTTTCGCCGAACAGGGCCTGTCGAACTTCGCGGTCGAAGCCTGGTTCGCCGTGATCGGGCCCAAGGGACTGCCCGCTGCGCAGGTGAAGAAGGTGCACGAAGCGGTGGTGACCGCCTTCAACGACCCGACCGTCAAGGACGCGATGGCCAAGCAGGGCAACAGCATCAACATCAGCAGCCCCGAGGAGGCGCAGGCCGCTTTCCGCCGCGAGCTGGCGAAGTACGCGGCGCTGGTGAAGAAGGTGGGGCTGGAACCCCAGTAA
- a CDS encoding aconitase family protein: MNPELLDLGPQPRILFLSGDPSIVSRQLAGERVSRAEAGALRQDVSTDEITPVALLSYYDDRLARFPYVGLKCGDQLPVAPGSVQAGGFRVTVGGRRYGKGSSREHSPAAERLAGIRLVIAESFERIYRQNADNIGLFTSTDFGLLERIERGEPIQVEELLRDREPLAAAILRSGGLLRFGQQHLQAARGAASALQRPMTLYEKIVQRHLLSTAVTPNDPQPGDGCFLRADWRFIHEYYTGMAAHLLDATFGPQLKLHEPESIVVFEDHTSYVEESPAHLKAGLVPNMRAMQQAQRDFVQRHALRCHRTLTDAEAAQDDGTNVAGISHAMVAEHYALPGQLVAGTDSHTPHSGALGCVAFGVGTTDMANAFATGAVRMTLGAVLRVQLDGRLPAGVTAKDLVLHLLALPEIRAGGGVGKVFEFGGEAVRALSTDERATLTNMTAELGGLTGIVEPDEETVRFLKERRGVDFTLEAWMRSDPGAVYAGRLRVDCSALSPMVASPGDPGNGVALDDLPQRVGVDIAYGGSCTAGKREDFDHYHEVLAWGLSHGLKVPPNVQLFLQYGTTAVRDYCIERGYDRVFAAAGARILQPSCGACANCGPGSSVDAGQVTVSAINRNFPGRSGPGQVWLASPPTVMASALAGELCSFEALKSRRAAA, from the coding sequence ATGAATCCAGAACTTCTCGACCTGGGGCCGCAGCCCCGCATCCTGTTCCTCTCCGGGGACCCGTCCATCGTCTCGCGCCAGCTCGCGGGAGAGCGCGTTTCGCGCGCGGAGGCCGGCGCGCTGCGGCAGGACGTCTCGACCGACGAGATCACGCCGGTGGCGCTGCTCTCGTACTACGACGATCGCCTCGCCCGCTTTCCGTACGTGGGGCTCAAGTGCGGTGACCAGCTGCCGGTCGCGCCTGGTTCGGTGCAGGCCGGGGGCTTTCGCGTCACGGTCGGCGGGCGACGCTACGGCAAGGGCTCATCGCGCGAACACAGCCCGGCGGCCGAGCGGCTCGCGGGCATCCGGCTGGTGATCGCGGAGAGCTTCGAGCGCATCTATCGGCAGAACGCGGACAACATCGGGCTGTTCACTTCGACGGACTTCGGGCTGCTGGAGCGCATCGAGCGAGGCGAGCCGATCCAGGTGGAGGAACTGCTGCGGGATCGCGAGCCTCTGGCCGCGGCGATCCTTCGCAGCGGCGGCTTGCTGCGCTTCGGGCAGCAGCACCTGCAAGCCGCGCGCGGCGCTGCGTCGGCACTGCAACGGCCGATGACGCTGTACGAGAAGATCGTGCAACGGCACCTGCTGTCGACCGCCGTCACGCCCAACGACCCCCAGCCGGGCGACGGCTGCTTCCTGCGGGCCGACTGGCGTTTCATCCACGAGTACTACACGGGCATGGCGGCCCACCTGCTGGACGCCACGTTTGGCCCGCAGCTAAAGCTGCACGAGCCGGAATCGATCGTCGTCTTCGAGGACCACACCTCCTACGTGGAGGAAAGCCCGGCGCACCTGAAAGCGGGCCTGGTGCCCAACATGCGCGCGATGCAGCAGGCCCAGCGCGACTTCGTGCAGCGGCATGCGCTGCGCTGCCACCGAACGCTGACCGACGCCGAAGCGGCCCAGGATGACGGCACCAACGTCGCCGGCATCTCGCATGCGATGGTGGCCGAGCACTACGCGCTGCCCGGCCAGCTGGTGGCGGGCACGGACTCGCATACGCCGCACAGCGGCGCGCTGGGCTGCGTCGCCTTCGGGGTGGGTACCACCGACATGGCCAACGCGTTCGCCACGGGCGCGGTGCGGATGACGCTGGGCGCCGTGTTGCGCGTGCAGCTGGATGGCCGGCTGCCGGCGGGCGTGACGGCCAAGGACCTGGTGCTGCACCTGCTGGCGCTGCCGGAGATCCGCGCGGGCGGGGGTGTCGGCAAGGTGTTCGAGTTCGGCGGCGAGGCGGTGCGGGCGCTGTCCACCGACGAGCGCGCGACGCTCACCAACATGACGGCGGAGCTGGGCGGGCTGACGGGGATCGTCGAACCGGACGAGGAGACGGTTCGATTCCTGAAGGAGCGGCGGGGCGTGGACTTCACGCTCGAAGCCTGGATGCGCAGCGACCCGGGCGCCGTGTATGCCGGTCGGCTGCGGGTGGATTGCAGCGCCTTGTCGCCGATGGTGGCGTCGCCCGGCGATCCCGGCAACGGCGTCGCCTTGGACGATCTGCCGCAGCGGGTGGGCGTGGACATCGCTTATGGCGGCTCGTGCACCGCCGGCAAGCGCGAGGACTTCGACCATTACCACGAGGTGCTGGCATGGGGCCTCTCCCACGGGCTCAAGGTGCCGCCGAACGTGCAGCTGTTCCTGCAGTACGGCACGACGGCCGTGCGCGACTACTGCATCGAGCGTGGTTACGACCGCGTGTTCGCCGCGGCCGGCGCGCGGATCCTGCAGCCCTCGTGCGGCGCGTGTGCCAATTGCGGGCCAGGGTCTTCGGTCGACGCCGGGCAGGTGACCGTGAGCGCGATCAACCGCAACTTCCCCGGACGCTCCGGCCCCGGCCAGGTGTGGCTCGCGAGCCCGCCCACCGTGATGGCCAGCGCGCTGGCCGGGGAGTTGTGTTCTTTCGAGGCGCTGAAGAGCAGGCGAGCCGCTGCCTGA
- a CDS encoding PDR/VanB family oxidoreductase — MSDLVVKVLSKRQEAQDIASYELGREDGGPLPAFSAGSHVDVHVPGGLVRQYSLCNDAGERHRYRIAVLRDPKTRGGSANMHDSVKEGDTLTISEPRNHFPLVHAQRTVLLAGGIGITPLLCMAQRLHSIGADFDLHYCTRSATRTAFRDEILASPFAGRVKFHFDDGPPEQKLDLLKALGPHEQGTHLYICGPTGFIEYVTQTAHGLGWTSGQIHLEYFGAAPQDTAGDRPFDIKVASSGKVIRVAADQTVVQALAAEGVEVMTSCEQGVCGTCITRVLEGECDHRDLYFTDEEKARHDQFTPCCSRAKSSVLVLDL, encoded by the coding sequence ATGAGCGATCTCGTCGTCAAGGTGCTGAGCAAGCGCCAGGAAGCCCAGGACATCGCCAGCTACGAGCTCGGCCGGGAGGACGGCGGTCCCCTGCCCGCCTTCAGCGCCGGCTCGCACGTGGACGTGCACGTGCCCGGCGGGCTGGTGCGGCAGTACTCGCTGTGCAACGACGCGGGTGAGCGCCACCGCTACCGCATCGCCGTGCTGCGCGACCCGAAGACGCGCGGCGGTTCGGCCAACATGCACGACAGCGTGAAGGAGGGCGACACGCTCACCATCAGCGAGCCGCGCAACCACTTCCCTCTGGTTCATGCGCAGCGCACCGTGCTGCTGGCCGGCGGCATCGGCATCACGCCCCTGCTGTGCATGGCGCAGCGGCTGCATTCCATCGGCGCGGACTTCGACCTGCATTACTGCACGCGCTCGGCCACGCGCACCGCCTTCCGCGACGAGATCCTGGCATCGCCCTTCGCGGGCCGGGTGAAGTTCCATTTCGACGACGGCCCGCCCGAGCAGAAGCTGGACCTGCTTAAGGCGCTGGGGCCTCATGAGCAGGGCACGCACCTGTACATCTGCGGCCCGACGGGCTTCATCGAGTACGTCACGCAGACGGCGCACGGCCTCGGCTGGACGTCGGGGCAGATCCACCTGGAGTACTTCGGCGCCGCGCCGCAGGACACCGCGGGGGACCGTCCGTTCGACATCAAGGTGGCCAGCAGCGGCAAGGTGATCCGCGTGGCCGCCGACCAGACGGTGGTGCAGGCGCTCGCGGCCGAAGGCGTGGAGGTGATGACGTCGTGCGAGCAGGGCGTGTGCGGCACCTGCATCACGCGCGTGCTGGAAGGCGAATGCGACCACCGCGACCTGTACTTCACCGACGAGGAGAAGGCCCGGCACGACCAGTTCACGCCCTGCTGCTCGCGGGCGAAGAGCTCGGTGCTGGTGCTGGACCTCTGA
- a CDS encoding CaiB/BaiF CoA transferase family protein, whose protein sequence is MSGQSQPPQPLAGLRVVEFTHMVMGPTCGMVLADMGAEVIKVEPIDGDRTRHLLGAGAGFFPMFNRNKKSIALDLRSAEGAEIARRLCATADVVAENFKPNTMNKYGLDYASLSKDNPRLIYIGMKGFLPGPYEHRTALDEVVQMMGGLAYMTGRPGDPLRAGTSVNDIMGGMFGAIGALGALVQRGITGRGQEVQSALFENNVFLVGQHMLQYAITGQPAAPMPDRISAWAVYDVFTVKHGEQIFLAAVSDAQWKVFCNALGFKDLLDDPAYATNNDRVRQRPRLLPVLRERLAAWSAAELADIFERHGLPFAPIRKPEELFDDPHLLATGGLADVRLTDGPRAGETAKATLCPITMEGHRLGVRLHPPRMGEHTEELLRGLGYGEGDIAALRGKHVVA, encoded by the coding sequence ATGAGCGGCCAGTCCCAGCCCCCGCAGCCCCTGGCCGGTCTGCGCGTCGTCGAGTTCACCCACATGGTGATGGGCCCCACCTGCGGCATGGTGCTCGCCGACATGGGCGCCGAAGTGATCAAGGTCGAGCCGATCGACGGCGACCGCACGCGGCACCTGCTGGGCGCCGGCGCGGGCTTCTTCCCCATGTTCAACCGCAACAAGAAGAGCATCGCGCTGGACCTGCGCAGCGCCGAGGGGGCCGAGATCGCCCGGCGCCTGTGCGCCACGGCCGACGTGGTGGCGGAGAACTTCAAGCCCAACACGATGAACAAGTACGGGCTGGACTACGCCAGCCTGTCGAAGGACAACCCGCGGCTGATCTACATCGGCATGAAGGGATTCCTGCCCGGCCCCTACGAGCACCGGACGGCGCTCGACGAAGTGGTGCAGATGATGGGCGGCCTCGCCTACATGACGGGCCGCCCCGGCGACCCGCTGCGCGCGGGCACCAGCGTCAACGACATCATGGGCGGCATGTTCGGCGCGATCGGGGCGCTCGGCGCTCTGGTCCAACGTGGCATCACGGGCCGCGGGCAAGAGGTGCAGAGCGCGCTGTTCGAGAACAACGTGTTCCTGGTCGGTCAGCACATGCTGCAGTACGCCATCACGGGCCAGCCCGCGGCGCCGATGCCCGACCGCATCTCGGCTTGGGCGGTGTACGACGTGTTCACGGTGAAGCACGGCGAGCAGATCTTCCTGGCCGCCGTGAGCGACGCGCAATGGAAGGTCTTCTGCAACGCGCTCGGCTTCAAGGACCTGCTCGATGACCCGGCCTACGCCACCAACAACGACCGCGTGCGCCAGCGGCCGCGCCTGCTGCCGGTGCTGCGCGAGCGGCTCGCGGCCTGGTCGGCTGCCGAGCTCGCCGACATCTTCGAGCGCCACGGCCTGCCGTTCGCGCCGATCCGCAAGCCCGAGGAACTGTTCGACGATCCGCACCTGCTGGCCACCGGCGGGCTGGCCGACGTTCGGCTGACCGACGGCCCCAGGGCCGGCGAGACCGCCAAGGCCACGCTGTGCCCGATCACCATGGAAGGTCATCGCCTGGGCGTGCGCCTGCATCCGCCGCGCATGGGCGAGCACACCGAAGAACTGCTGCGCGGGCTGGGCTACGGCGAGGGCGACATCGCCGCGCTGCGCGGCAAGCACGTGGTGGCCTGA
- a CDS encoding aromatic ring-hydroxylating oxygenase subunit alpha: MFPKNAWYVACTPDEIDAKPLGRTICNEKIVFYRPQEGQVAAVEDFCPHRGAQLSLGRVCEGNLVCGYHGLVMGCDGKTVSMPGQRVQGFPKIRAYPVVERYGFVWVWPGDAAQADPAKIHHLEWAENPDWAYGGGLYHIQCDYRLMVDNLMDLTHETYVHSTSIGQKEIDESPVTTRTEGDRVITSRFMDNVMAPPFWRANLRGNHLADDVPVDRWQVCHFVPPSHIMIEVGVAHAGKGGYNADPKDKVYSIVVDFLTPETETSMWYFWGMARNFNPKDRNLTAQIRDGQARVFAEDTAVLEAQQRNLSAYPNRKLLMLNIDAGGVQARRIIDRLLAQEQPAQLAA, from the coding sequence ATGTTCCCGAAGAACGCCTGGTACGTCGCCTGCACGCCCGACGAGATCGACGCCAAACCCCTGGGGCGCACCATCTGCAACGAGAAGATCGTGTTCTACCGGCCGCAGGAAGGCCAGGTGGCGGCGGTCGAGGACTTCTGCCCGCACCGCGGCGCGCAGCTTTCGCTGGGACGCGTCTGCGAAGGCAACCTGGTCTGCGGCTACCACGGCCTGGTGATGGGCTGCGACGGAAAGACCGTCTCCATGCCCGGCCAGCGCGTGCAGGGCTTCCCGAAGATCCGCGCCTATCCGGTGGTCGAGCGCTACGGCTTCGTCTGGGTCTGGCCCGGCGACGCGGCCCAGGCCGACCCCGCGAAGATCCACCACCTCGAGTGGGCCGAGAACCCGGACTGGGCCTACGGCGGCGGCCTGTACCACATCCAGTGCGACTACCGCCTGATGGTGGACAACCTGATGGACCTGACGCACGAGACGTACGTGCATTCCACCAGCATCGGGCAGAAGGAGATCGACGAATCGCCGGTCACGACCCGCACCGAAGGCGACCGCGTGATCACCAGCCGCTTCATGGACAACGTGATGGCGCCGCCCTTCTGGCGCGCCAACCTGCGCGGCAACCACCTGGCCGACGACGTGCCGGTGGACCGCTGGCAGGTGTGCCACTTCGTCCCGCCCAGCCACATCATGATCGAGGTCGGCGTGGCCCATGCCGGCAAGGGCGGCTACAACGCCGACCCGAAGGACAAGGTCTACAGCATCGTGGTGGACTTCCTCACGCCCGAGACCGAAACCAGCATGTGGTATTTCTGGGGGATGGCGCGCAACTTCAATCCCAAGGACCGCAACCTGACGGCGCAGATCCGCGATGGCCAGGCCCGCGTGTTCGCGGAGGACACGGCCGTGCTCGAAGCGCAGCAGCGCAACCTGTCGGCCTACCCGAATCGCAAGCTGCTGATGCTCAACATCGACGCGGGCGGCGTGCAGGCGCGCCGCATCATCGACCGCCTGCTCGCGCAGGAGCAGCCCGCGCAGCTCGCGGCATGA